A window of Verrucomicrobiota bacterium contains these coding sequences:
- a CDS encoding WYL domain-containing protein — MGNATNREQWAGQERLRFVERRAWWRGVVNRRDLVELFGISAAQASGDLQAYLELNPGSMHYSLSRKRYEAVAEMRCVLHEPRLRDVLGAAWVGGLGSAEVPADRVVLPTREAEPQVDRRVFLSVAEERVLGVRYWSVHRSRVSFREIAPRAFAHDGYRWHVRAWCFENEDFRDFVLSRIESAEWPERSFQPPLVDEDWETMEVVAVRPSSRLSREQQKAVARDYGMKRGKLRLEVRKALKSYWLAYLRLPDEEKPLPSHLELAK, encoded by the coding sequence ATGGGTAATGCGACGAATCGGGAGCAGTGGGCGGGGCAGGAGCGGCTGCGTTTTGTGGAGCGCCGGGCGTGGTGGCGGGGGGTGGTGAATCGGCGCGATTTGGTGGAGCTGTTTGGGATTTCGGCGGCCCAGGCGAGCGGGGATTTGCAGGCTTATTTGGAGCTGAATCCGGGGTCGATGCATTACTCCCTGAGCCGGAAGCGCTACGAGGCAGTGGCCGAGATGCGCTGTGTTCTGCATGAGCCTCGGCTGCGGGATGTTTTGGGTGCGGCCTGGGTGGGGGGCCTCGGGAGTGCGGAGGTCCCAGCGGATCGGGTGGTTTTGCCAACTCGGGAGGCGGAGCCTCAGGTGGATCGGCGGGTGTTTCTGAGTGTGGCGGAGGAGCGGGTCCTGGGAGTACGCTATTGGTCGGTCCACCGCTCACGGGTTTCTTTCCGAGAGATCGCCCCCAGGGCCTTCGCCCACGACGGGTATCGTTGGCATGTGCGGGCGTGGTGTTTCGAGAATGAGGATTTCCGAGATTTTGTGCTCAGTCGGATCGAGTCGGCCGAGTGGCCGGAGAGGTCGTTCCAGCCGCCTTTGGTGGACGAGGATTGGGAGACGATGGAGGTGGTGGCGGTGCGGCCTTCGAGTCGGCTCAGTCGGGAGCAGCAAAAGGCGGTGGCCCGAGATTACGGGATGAAAAGGGGAAAGCTGCGATTGGAGGTCCGGAAGGCGCTCAAGAGCTATTGGCTGGCGTATTTGCGCTTGCCAGACGAGGAGAAGCCTTTGCCTTCGCATTTGGAGTTGGCGAAGTGA
- a CDS encoding HIRAN domain-containing protein gives MHFRLQTSPLHGFHHHGEQSWLNKMQLHDPLELQPEPANPYDRHAVRIHWKTHHIGYLPRESNHIVSRLLRQNCPLTAHIAWLAKEPHPTIPLTLEVLLEESGSNSPTERKPDTTN, from the coding sequence ATGCACTTCCGCCTCCAAACATCCCCCCTTCATGGTTTTCATCACCATGGGGAGCAATCGTGGCTGAACAAGATGCAGCTCCACGACCCTCTCGAGCTACAGCCCGAGCCTGCCAACCCCTACGACCGCCATGCCGTGCGCATTCATTGGAAAACGCACCACATCGGCTACCTCCCGAGGGAATCGAACCACATTGTCAGCCGCCTCCTCCGCCAAAATTGCCCCCTCACCGCCCACATCGCCTGGCTCGCCAAAGAACCACATCCCACGATTCCCTTGACCTTGGAAGTGCTCTTGGAGGAAAGCGGTTCCAACTCGCCTACTGAAAGGAAACCTGATACAACCAACTAA
- the cas3 gene encoding CRISPR-associated helicase Cas3', translated as MPFNIRLNDCWAKTDTLSHPALSVEDHCKTVGWVAKALYAKLPKAIQNLLPQGWETLVAAHDIGKLTPGFQIKCPAWIHHQTVSSQIQSNGLTTNHALVSQWHLQDTTKNWTISSAGHHGSYPCGWKLLRNSRRHCDISEGGLESLFSDLRNELLRKLIQLFGPLPCSDCEKHSHLHLLTGFTILADWIGSNTDWFPFDTSIKESSVTTLAEGRISQLRLTPSHKSTLSFAAQFKGELPAGAQPRPIQQTLLDAATEPGLYIVEAPMGMGKTEAALSAAYQLWENGHARGLYFALPTQLTSNRIHERINSFLKNTVATDTFQTLIHGNAWLSENAVLPLSKRLEENDSTPELDHNDTDEALRWFSSTRKQLIAPFGTGTIDQALLSILPARFAALRHFALAGKAIVIDEVHSYDPYMSALIDRLIQYQLECGSTVIILSATLTAQRRQQLIAAAEATENTILTDYPLITKVATGSAAAQHFSINEPVEEKTIQLQHHTLTGEDTAYWQSIADAVNEGANVVVIRNTVALAQQTYHELKELLRENSDQPTALIHSRFPQWQREDNETTWVTLLGKNPANRPPGSLLVSTQIVEQSVDIDADLLVSDLAPTDLILQRIGRLHRHKHKRPTGYKKPTCHILHPDTNWQATAKEIKEQLKPHHFIYPPLTLWQAQHTLLTRDSITLPSQIRDLLESSSAEIPGDSSAALTEFLHEYRLLGDQQSGTARSRDVFITAIEDQEGRETRYKIEPSIAIILLKRAPLTQNGVTTITPYHPQGVTPSSFTLYPEQFSYPLAKALHRNAAQISQHLAKDLLNQQPIWLHQHMRDAVLAVVRDDSAELDLLGHTNSHTLCYYPLTGITAQKNEPAQSFTEPEEDWF; from the coding sequence ATGCCTTTTAATATTCGCCTAAACGACTGCTGGGCCAAGACCGACACCCTCAGCCACCCAGCGCTTTCCGTAGAAGACCACTGCAAGACTGTCGGCTGGGTGGCCAAAGCTCTTTACGCCAAGCTACCAAAGGCTATTCAAAACCTTTTACCGCAAGGCTGGGAGACTCTAGTCGCCGCACACGACATAGGAAAATTAACCCCGGGATTCCAGATCAAGTGCCCCGCGTGGATTCACCACCAGACAGTTTCCAGTCAGATCCAATCCAATGGGCTAACTACCAACCACGCCTTGGTTAGCCAATGGCACCTACAAGACACCACCAAGAACTGGACCATTTCTTCGGCAGGACACCACGGCAGCTATCCTTGTGGCTGGAAACTGCTGAGAAACAGCCGACGTCACTGTGATATTTCGGAGGGCGGGCTCGAATCTCTTTTTTCCGATCTCCGGAATGAGCTTCTCCGGAAACTCATTCAACTCTTCGGCCCACTGCCATGCAGTGACTGTGAAAAACACTCTCACCTCCACCTGCTTACTGGCTTTACAATACTCGCGGACTGGATTGGCTCGAACACCGACTGGTTTCCCTTCGACACAAGCATCAAGGAGTCATCCGTCACTACGCTAGCCGAAGGGAGAATCAGCCAACTCAGGTTAACCCCATCGCATAAAAGCACCCTCAGCTTCGCTGCCCAATTCAAAGGAGAGCTTCCAGCGGGAGCCCAACCCCGCCCCATTCAACAAACACTCCTAGACGCCGCCACCGAACCCGGTCTCTACATCGTGGAAGCCCCCATGGGCATGGGAAAAACCGAAGCCGCTCTTTCCGCAGCCTACCAGCTTTGGGAAAACGGCCACGCCCGCGGCCTTTACTTCGCCCTTCCGACTCAGCTCACCTCCAACCGCATCCACGAGCGCATCAATAGCTTCCTGAAAAATACCGTCGCTACCGACACCTTCCAAACGCTCATCCATGGCAACGCTTGGCTCAGCGAAAACGCAGTCCTCCCACTCTCCAAACGTCTGGAGGAGAATGATAGCACTCCCGAACTCGACCACAACGACACCGACGAGGCCCTGCGCTGGTTTTCCTCCACCCGCAAGCAACTCATAGCCCCCTTCGGCACCGGCACCATCGATCAAGCCCTTCTCTCCATCCTCCCCGCCCGCTTCGCCGCCCTTCGCCACTTCGCACTCGCTGGCAAAGCCATAGTCATCGACGAAGTCCATTCCTACGACCCTTACATGTCCGCCCTCATCGACCGCCTGATTCAGTATCAGCTCGAATGCGGCTCCACCGTCATCATCCTCTCCGCAACCCTCACCGCCCAGCGCCGCCAACAACTCATCGCAGCAGCCGAAGCCACCGAAAACACGATTTTGACCGATTATCCTCTCATCACAAAAGTCGCCACCGGTAGCGCCGCAGCTCAACACTTCTCTATCAACGAGCCGGTAGAAGAGAAAACCATTCAGCTCCAACACCACACCCTCACAGGTGAAGACACCGCCTACTGGCAATCCATTGCCGATGCCGTCAACGAAGGAGCCAACGTCGTCGTCATCCGCAACACCGTCGCCCTCGCCCAACAAACCTACCACGAACTCAAAGAGCTACTCCGGGAGAACTCCGACCAGCCCACTGCACTCATCCACTCCCGCTTTCCTCAATGGCAGCGCGAGGACAACGAAACAACCTGGGTCACACTCCTAGGAAAGAATCCCGCCAACCGCCCGCCCGGCTCACTCCTCGTCTCCACCCAGATCGTCGAGCAATCCGTCGATATCGATGCCGACCTCCTCGTCTCCGACCTAGCCCCTACCGACCTTATCCTCCAACGCATCGGTCGCCTTCACCGCCACAAACACAAGCGTCCAACAGGCTATAAAAAGCCCACCTGCCATATCCTTCATCCCGACACCAACTGGCAAGCCACCGCCAAAGAAATCAAAGAGCAACTCAAGCCCCACCACTTCATCTATCCACCCCTCACTCTCTGGCAGGCGCAGCACACTTTGCTTACCAGAGATTCAATCACTCTCCCTTCGCAAATCCGCGACCTACTCGAATCATCCTCAGCAGAAATACCCGGCGACTCCTCTGCCGCGCTCACCGAATTCCTCCACGAATACCGCCTTCTGGGAGATCAACAATCCGGCACCGCCCGCAGTCGAGATGTCTTCATCACCGCCATCGAGGACCAGGAAGGCCGCGAGACCCGTTACAAAATCGAACCCTCCATCGCCATCATCCTCCTGAAAAGGGCTCCCCTCACCCAGAACGGCGTCACCACCATCACTCCCTATCATCCGCAAGGAGTCACCCCAAGCTCCTTCACCCTCTACCCAGAGCAATTCTCCTACCCCCTCGCCAAAGCCCTCCACCGCAACGCCGCCCAAATCTCCCAACACCTCGCCAAAGACCTTCTCAATCAGCAGCCTATCTGGCTGCACCAACACATGCGCGATGCTGTCCTCGCCGTCGTCCGCGACGACTCCGCCGAACTGGATCTCCTCGGCCACACCAACAGCCACACGCTTTGCTACTACCCGCTAACCGGCATCACAGCCCAGAAAAACGAGCCCGCCCAAAGCTTCACCGAACCCGAAGAAGACTGGTTCTAA